A part of Desulfofundulus salinus genomic DNA contains:
- a CDS encoding YraN family protein, whose protein sequence is MTLRRKAQGRKGEEEAARYLAGQGYCLLERNFRCPHGEMDIIALDGRTLVFVEVRSRATDNFGLPQESVGRQKQARLRRVARYYLAASGGHRGPVRFDVLAIKYGLNGRVESLEHIKNAF, encoded by the coding sequence GTGACCCTGCGGAGAAAAGCCCAGGGGCGCAAGGGAGAAGAGGAGGCGGCCCGTTACCTGGCCGGGCAGGGCTACTGCCTGCTGGAGCGTAATTTTCGCTGCCCCCATGGGGAAATGGACATCATTGCCCTGGACGGCCGTACACTGGTCTTTGTGGAGGTGCGCAGCAGGGCAACGGATAATTTCGGCCTGCCCCAGGAAAGTGTGGGCCGGCAAAAACAGGCCAGGTTGCGCCGGGTGGCCCGCTACTACCTGGCGGCGAGCGGGGGACACCGTGGGCCGGTGCGTTTCGATGTCCTGGCCATTAAATACGGGCTTAACGGCCGGGTGGAATCCCTGGAGCATATAAAAAATGCTTTTTGA
- a CDS encoding complex I subunit 4 family protein, with protein MEGFPVLLTILLAPVVAAVIMAFIPREEHMLIKCIAATGTFISMALSLYVYFAYDQSLGGLQFVQQVPWIKDLGVTFFLGVDGISLPMLLLTNLIGFSAVFASWNVDHRPRDFFILLCLLITGVMGTFVAQDLFIFLLFYEVVVIPIYILVIIWGSTKRVTKEYAGMKLTIYLLIGSAFLLVGVIALFMKTAAISGVPDMSFTGLARAAQGLSDFDQKWLFALMLFGFGSLLSMWPFHSWSPDGYAGAPTAVSMIHAGVLKKIGGYGLIRIALYVLPVGAKFWAPVIAVLGVCGVAYAAMAALAQKDLKYIVGYSSVSHMGYVLLAVASLNVVGLNGAVANMFAHGIMAALFFSTIGFIYEKTHTRWIPDLGGLARQTPRLAVAFMLAAMASLGLPGLVSFIPEFTIFVASFKVYGGLAVVAIAGIIITALYALRAGANTLFGPPRPEYDSLKDIRGPELVPLAVLGTVLVVGGLLPFLLFDMVNSGIVPLMAEISGALQLGGSF; from the coding sequence ATGGAAGGCTTCCCCGTTTTACTAACCATCCTGCTTGCTCCCGTGGTGGCAGCGGTGATCATGGCTTTTATTCCCCGGGAGGAGCACATGCTCATTAAATGTATCGCGGCTACGGGAACCTTCATTTCCATGGCCCTGTCCCTGTACGTGTACTTTGCCTACGACCAGTCCCTGGGCGGTCTGCAGTTTGTGCAGCAGGTGCCCTGGATTAAGGATCTGGGCGTCACTTTCTTCCTGGGCGTGGACGGCATCAGCCTGCCCATGCTGTTGCTGACCAACCTGATTGGTTTTTCGGCGGTTTTTGCTTCCTGGAATGTCGACCACCGTCCGCGGGATTTCTTCATCCTGCTGTGTCTCTTGATCACCGGTGTGATGGGCACCTTTGTGGCCCAGGACCTGTTTATCTTCCTGCTCTTCTACGAAGTGGTGGTCATTCCCATCTACATCCTGGTGATCATCTGGGGTAGCACCAAGCGGGTAACCAAGGAATACGCCGGTATGAAGCTGACCATCTACCTTTTGATTGGTTCAGCCTTCCTGCTGGTAGGCGTGATCGCCCTGTTTATGAAGACTGCGGCCATTTCCGGCGTGCCCGATATGAGCTTCACGGGCCTGGCCCGGGCCGCCCAGGGGTTGAGCGATTTCGACCAGAAATGGCTCTTTGCCCTGATGCTTTTTGGCTTTGGTTCGCTTCTCTCCATGTGGCCCTTCCACTCCTGGTCGCCCGACGGTTACGCCGGCGCTCCCACGGCGGTGAGTATGATTCACGCCGGGGTGCTGAAAAAGATCGGTGGTTACGGTTTAATTCGCATCGCCCTTTATGTCCTGCCGGTGGGCGCTAAATTCTGGGCACCGGTGATTGCCGTGCTCGGTGTATGTGGCGTGGCTTATGCGGCTATGGCGGCCCTGGCCCAGAAAGACCTCAAGTATATTGTCGGTTACTCCAGCGTGAGCCACATGGGTTATGTGCTCCTGGCCGTGGCTTCCCTGAACGTCGTCGGCTTAAACGGCGCCGTGGCCAACATGTTTGCCCACGGGATCATGGCGGCACTGTTCTTCTCCACCATCGGCTTCATTTACGAAAAGACCCACACCCGCTGGATTCCCGATCTGGGCGGATTGGCCCGGCAGACACCCCGCCTGGCCGTGGCCTTCATGCTGGCGGCCATGGCTTCCCTGGGTCTGCCCGGCCTGGTGAGCTTTATACCCGAGTTTACCATCTTTGTGGCCTCCTTCAAGGTTTACGGGGGCCTGGCCGTGGTGGCCATTGCCGGGATTATCATCACCGCCCTTTATGCCCTGCGGGCCGGTGCCAACACCCTTTTTGGGCCGCCCCGTCCTGAGTATGACTCTCTGAAGGACATCCGGGGTCCCGAGCTGGTGCCCCTGGCCGTACTGGGTACCGTTCTGGTGGTGGGCGGTCTTCTCCCCTTCCTGCTCTTCGACATGGTCAATAGCGGCATCGTGCCCCTGATGGCCGAGATTAGCGGTGCGCTTCAGTTAGGGGGGAGTTTTTAG
- the gcvH gene encoding glycine cleavage system protein GcvH translates to MYPADLKYSKDHEWIRVEGNRGTVGITFYAQESLGDVVYVDLPQVGDEVAAGESFGTVESVKSVSDLYAPVSGKVVEVNQEVIDHPDLINKDPYGDGWLIVVEMSDPGELDDLMDAKAYEEMVKES, encoded by the coding sequence ATGTATCCTGCCGACCTGAAATATTCCAAGGATCACGAATGGATCCGCGTGGAGGGGAACCGTGGAACCGTCGGCATTACCTTTTATGCCCAGGAGTCCCTGGGGGATGTGGTCTACGTAGACCTGCCCCAGGTTGGGGATGAAGTGGCTGCCGGGGAGTCCTTCGGTACGGTGGAGTCGGTGAAATCGGTTTCCGACCTCTATGCTCCGGTAAGCGGTAAAGTGGTGGAGGTCAATCAGGAAGTCATTGATCACCCCGATTTGATCAACAAGGACCCCTATGGCGATGGCTGGTTGATCGTGGTTGAAATGTCCGACCCTGGGGAGCTGGACGACCTGATGGACGCCAAAGCCTATGAGGAAATGGTGAAAGAGAGTTGA
- a CDS encoding superoxide dismutase yields MDGQVTGRYASKRHLQEEHMAGDRQIVHVGDMDYPPSGGAFTPVRAKPLPPELLRLRGISARTIQEHYKLYDGYVNKTNEIRNRLRTVDRASANSTYSPLRELKVEESYATNGVKLHELYFGNLGGPGGRPTGALYEAIVFSYGSYEFWENDFKASGLASRGWVILSYDQDDGFLHNYSADAHNVGIFVRTQPILVLDVYEHAYYIDYGTDRRSYIEAFFQNINWAAAGARFQALQGR; encoded by the coding sequence ATGGATGGCCAGGTTACCGGGCGCTACGCCAGTAAAAGGCACCTCCAGGAAGAGCATATGGCGGGCGACAGGCAGATAGTTCACGTGGGTGACATGGATTACCCGCCCAGCGGGGGGGCGTTCACCCCGGTCAGAGCCAAGCCGCTGCCGCCGGAGTTGCTGCGCTTAAGGGGCATTTCCGCCCGGACCATTCAGGAGCACTACAAACTTTATGATGGTTATGTCAACAAAACCAACGAAATTCGTAACCGCCTGCGTACGGTAGACCGTGCGTCGGCCAACTCCACCTACAGCCCCCTGCGGGAACTGAAGGTGGAAGAGAGCTACGCCACAAACGGCGTAAAGCTGCACGAGCTATATTTCGGCAACCTGGGAGGACCGGGAGGCCGGCCCACAGGCGCCCTTTATGAGGCTATTGTTTTCAGTTACGGCTCTTATGAGTTTTGGGAAAACGATTTCAAAGCTTCGGGGCTGGCCTCACGGGGATGGGTGATCCTGTCCTACGACCAGGACGACGGCTTTTTGCACAACTACTCGGCCGACGCCCATAATGTGGGGATTTTTGTCCGCACGCAGCCCATCCTCGTCCTGGATGTATATGAACATGCGTACTACATTGATTACGGCACCGACCGCCGGAGCTATATCGAAGCCTTCTTCCAGAACATAAACTGGGCCGCGGCCGGCGCCCGGTTTCAAGCCCTGCAGGGACGATAA
- the nuoL gene encoding NADH-quinone oxidoreductase subunit L — MVEFAMHHAWLVPLLPALAFLAIVFLTRPWPMLSALVAVAGIVGSFIVSALAAYGVFTNPAFKEEPLVYAVRWFSMPGLQIDVGVQLDPVSAMMIFMVSMVASLIFIYAIGYMKGDPGFSVFFSYVSLFAASMLLLAISSNLLEMFVAWELVGLCSYLLIGFYSHKISAREAAKKAFITCRVADFGLLLGLLSLQIVFGTLNLVELSEKIAHFEQYTTFGVLSLIAVLVFIGPIGKSGQFPLHVWLPDAMEGPTPVSALIHAATMVVAGVYLVARTMFLFHEVPNAMELVAITGGFTALFAATIAVTQREIKRILAYSTVSQIGYMMLALGVGSMTASLFHMWTHAFFKALMFLGAGSVLHALHHKADVWEMGGLIKKMPVTGWTFVIGGLAIAGIPPFAGFWSKDEILAVTLESGHYVLFVMAAFTAFLTAFYMWRLIFLTFFGDENPENHPHESPPVMTLPLIGLAILSTVGGLVGTPWAPYWGEWIFFGHPHHVEPNYWVMIGSIVLAAAGIYLAYQLYCADKTKARAKELAERYKHIYTILYNKYYIDEIYLWFNHTIIDGAAKLFYLFDIYVVDGVIVNGLGALTCLFGEGLRVTNTGRLQNYALVFFLGVLAVVVLLAFTGPSAASLIVGGVK, encoded by the coding sequence ATGGTTGAATTTGCGATGCACCACGCCTGGCTGGTGCCCCTGCTGCCTGCTCTGGCCTTTTTAGCCATCGTCTTTTTGACCAGGCCCTGGCCCATGCTCAGCGCCCTGGTGGCCGTGGCCGGAATAGTGGGTTCCTTTATCGTTTCGGCCCTGGCAGCATACGGCGTGTTTACCAATCCGGCATTTAAGGAAGAACCCCTGGTCTACGCCGTGCGGTGGTTTTCCATGCCCGGCCTGCAGATAGACGTAGGGGTGCAGCTTGATCCCGTATCGGCCATGATGATTTTCATGGTCTCCATGGTGGCGTCCCTGATCTTTATTTACGCCATCGGTTACATGAAAGGCGATCCCGGCTTTTCGGTGTTCTTCTCCTATGTTTCCCTGTTTGCTGCCTCCATGCTCCTGCTGGCCATTTCCAGCAACCTGCTGGAAATGTTTGTGGCATGGGAGTTGGTCGGTCTGTGTTCCTACCTGTTGATCGGGTTTTACAGCCACAAGATTTCCGCCCGGGAGGCGGCAAAGAAAGCCTTTATCACCTGCCGTGTTGCCGACTTCGGTTTATTGCTCGGGCTTTTGTCGCTGCAAATTGTCTTTGGCACTTTGAACCTGGTGGAGCTTTCCGAAAAAATTGCCCACTTCGAGCAATATACCACTTTCGGCGTGTTAAGCCTCATTGCCGTGCTGGTGTTTATCGGGCCCATCGGTAAGTCGGGTCAGTTTCCCCTGCACGTGTGGTTGCCGGATGCCATGGAAGGCCCCACCCCGGTCAGCGCCCTGATCCACGCCGCTACCATGGTGGTGGCCGGTGTCTACCTGGTGGCCCGGACCATGTTCCTCTTCCACGAAGTGCCCAATGCCATGGAACTGGTGGCCATCACCGGTGGTTTCACGGCCCTGTTTGCCGCCACCATTGCCGTCACCCAGCGGGAAATCAAGCGCATTCTGGCCTACTCCACGGTCAGCCAGATTGGTTATATGATGCTGGCCCTGGGGGTGGGCAGCATGACGGCCAGCCTGTTCCACATGTGGACCCATGCCTTCTTTAAAGCCCTCATGTTCCTGGGCGCCGGCAGCGTGCTGCATGCCCTGCACCACAAGGCGGACGTGTGGGAGATGGGCGGCCTGATCAAGAAAATGCCCGTTACCGGCTGGACTTTTGTCATTGGTGGCCTGGCCATAGCCGGTATTCCCCCCTTTGCCGGGTTCTGGAGCAAGGACGAAATCCTGGCCGTGACCCTGGAGAGCGGGCATTATGTCCTCTTTGTCATGGCTGCCTTTACCGCTTTCCTGACCGCCTTTTACATGTGGCGGCTGATCTTCCTGACCTTCTTTGGCGACGAGAATCCGGAGAACCACCCGCACGAATCTCCTCCGGTAATGACCCTGCCCTTGATCGGCCTGGCTATTTTATCTACCGTTGGCGGCCTGGTGGGGACTCCCTGGGCGCCCTACTGGGGCGAGTGGATCTTCTTTGGTCATCCTCACCACGTAGAGCCCAACTACTGGGTCATGATCGGCTCCATCGTGCTGGCCGCAGCCGGCATTTACCTGGCCTACCAGCTCTACTGTGCGGATAAGACCAAAGCCAGGGCAAAGGAACTGGCCGAACGTTACAAGCACATCTACACCATCCTGTACAACAAGTACTATATTGATGAAATCTACCTCTGGTTCAACCATACCATCATTGATGGTGCGGCCAAACTGTTCTACCTGTTCGACATCTATGTGGTGGACGGCGTTATCGTCAACGGCCTGGGCGCCCTGACCTGCCTGTTTGGCGAAGGCCTGCGGGTGACCAACACCGGCCGGCTCCAGAACTACGCCCTGGTGTTTTTCCTGGGTGTGCTGGCCGTGGTCGTTCTCCTGGCCTTTACCGGTCCTTCGGCTGCCAGCCTGATTGTGGGGGGTGTGAAGTAA
- the gcvPA gene encoding aminomethyl-transferring glycine dehydrogenase subunit GcvPA, with product MRYIPNTPADRQKMLADIGVGSVEELFADIPEQVRLKRELDLPDALSEPELVRHMEKLAGKNGDTGRYTCFLGGGYYDHYIPAVVPALLARSEFYTAYTPYQAEISQGTLAAIYEFQTMICELTGMDVANASMYDGATALAEAAAVATGATGRHRVVVARTVHPEYRQVLNTYLEPRGVELVELPFAGGITVTDNLDQYIDRQTAAVLVQQPNFFGCLEDVHSLEQAARGAGALFIVSADPISLGLLKPPGEYGADIVVGEGQSLGLPLSFGGPGFGYFAAREKFLRRIPGRVVGATTDVHGRRGFVLTLQAREQHIRREKATSNICSNQALCALAATIYLSAMGPAGLRRVAGLCAQKAAYAKKRLAGVKGITVAFTAPSFKEFVLKSEYPVTGVQEVLLRRGLVAGPDLGCFYPELSNHLLVAVTEKRTKEEIDRLAEALEEVAG from the coding sequence ATGAGATACATCCCGAATACACCTGCCGACCGGCAAAAAATGCTGGCGGATATCGGGGTTGGCTCAGTGGAAGAGCTCTTTGCCGATATACCGGAACAGGTGCGCTTAAAAAGGGAGCTGGACCTGCCCGATGCCCTTTCCGAGCCAGAGCTGGTTCGTCACATGGAAAAACTGGCCGGGAAAAACGGGGATACGGGCCGCTATACCTGTTTTTTGGGCGGGGGTTACTACGACCATTATATACCCGCAGTGGTCCCCGCCCTGCTGGCCCGTTCCGAGTTTTACACCGCCTACACCCCCTACCAGGCCGAGATCAGCCAGGGTACCCTGGCCGCTATTTACGAGTTTCAGACCATGATCTGTGAACTAACTGGCATGGATGTGGCCAATGCCTCCATGTATGACGGGGCCACCGCGCTGGCCGAGGCGGCGGCGGTGGCGACGGGGGCAACCGGCCGGCACCGGGTTGTAGTGGCCCGAACGGTTCACCCGGAATACCGGCAGGTTTTAAACACCTACCTGGAGCCCCGGGGAGTGGAGCTGGTAGAGTTGCCCTTTGCCGGTGGAATAACTGTAACGGATAATCTGGACCAATATATAGACCGGCAGACGGCGGCGGTATTGGTGCAGCAACCTAACTTCTTTGGCTGCCTGGAAGATGTCCATTCCCTGGAACAGGCCGCACGCGGGGCGGGGGCCCTGTTTATTGTCAGTGCCGATCCGATATCCCTGGGCCTGCTTAAACCACCCGGGGAATATGGAGCCGACATCGTGGTGGGCGAGGGTCAATCCCTGGGCCTGCCCCTGAGCTTTGGCGGTCCCGGTTTTGGGTACTTCGCCGCCCGGGAAAAATTCCTGCGCCGCATCCCCGGCCGGGTGGTAGGGGCCACCACCGATGTCCACGGCCGCAGGGGATTTGTGCTGACTTTGCAGGCCCGGGAGCAGCATATTCGCCGGGAAAAGGCCACTTCCAACATCTGTTCCAACCAGGCCCTTTGTGCCCTGGCGGCCACCATTTACCTGTCGGCCATGGGTCCGGCGGGCTTGCGCCGGGTGGCCGGGCTTTGTGCCCAAAAGGCTGCCTACGCCAAAAAACGCCTGGCCGGTGTGAAGGGTATCACGGTAGCCTTTACTGCCCCTTCCTTTAAGGAATTCGTGCTTAAAAGTGAGTATCCCGTAACCGGGGTTCAGGAAGTGCTGTTGCGACGCGGGCTGGTGGCCGGCCCGGATCTTGGATGCTTTTACCCGGAACTCTCCAACCACCTGCTGGTGGCCGTTACCGAAAAACGCACTAAGGAAGAAATTGACCGGCTGGCGGAAGCCCTGGAGGAGGTGGCAGGATGA
- the gcvT gene encoding glycine cleavage system aminomethyltransferase GcvT produces the protein MENLQKTPLYNKHIESGGKMVNFGGWALPVQYSSIIEEHQAVRERAGLFDVSHMGEIRISGPGALALVQKAVTNDVSRLSPFQALYTPVCLPRGGVVDDILVYRLGPEEFLLVVNAANKDKDYAWFGELAVEFPGVSVEDISTQTAQLALQGPRAAQILAGLTPANLAPLRYYWASPDVEVGGVKCMVSRTGYTGEDGFELYCPAEEASRLWDEIMSAGQKEGLVPCGLGARDTLRFEAAMPLYGHELNENITPLEAGLERFVSWEKDYFIGKEALLRQKKEGVKRCLVGFEMVDRGIPRQGYAIARDGQVIGEVTSGTQSPTLGKALGMGYVPVEYAAINSELEVIIRGRSSRAKVVPTPFYRRK, from the coding sequence ATGGAAAATTTGCAAAAGACCCCCCTGTATAACAAGCACATTGAGAGCGGGGGCAAGATGGTTAATTTTGGTGGCTGGGCCCTGCCGGTTCAATATAGCAGCATCATTGAGGAGCACCAGGCCGTACGGGAAAGAGCCGGCCTCTTTGACGTTTCCCATATGGGGGAAATCCGGATCAGCGGTCCCGGTGCCCTGGCCCTGGTGCAAAAGGCCGTTACAAACGATGTTTCCAGGCTTTCCCCATTCCAGGCCCTCTACACTCCCGTGTGCCTTCCCCGGGGAGGCGTAGTTGACGATATCCTGGTGTACCGCCTGGGACCGGAAGAGTTTTTGCTGGTGGTCAACGCTGCGAACAAGGATAAGGACTACGCCTGGTTTGGTGAACTGGCCGTTGAATTTCCCGGGGTGTCCGTTGAGGATATCTCCACCCAGACGGCCCAGCTCGCCCTGCAGGGCCCCCGGGCGGCGCAAATTTTGGCCGGGCTGACTCCTGCAAACCTTGCTCCCCTCCGGTATTACTGGGCCAGCCCCGATGTGGAGGTGGGCGGTGTAAAATGTATGGTCTCCCGTACCGGGTATACGGGTGAAGATGGTTTCGAACTCTATTGCCCGGCCGAAGAAGCGTCCCGGTTGTGGGATGAAATAATGTCCGCGGGGCAAAAAGAGGGTCTGGTACCCTGCGGCCTGGGTGCCCGGGACACCCTGCGGTTTGAAGCGGCCATGCCCTTATACGGCCATGAGCTAAATGAAAATATCACTCCCCTGGAGGCCGGTCTGGAGCGTTTTGTCAGCTGGGAAAAGGATTACTTTATCGGAAAGGAGGCGCTTCTACGGCAAAAGAAGGAGGGAGTCAAACGCTGCCTGGTGGGTTTTGAAATGGTAGACCGGGGGATACCCCGCCAGGGGTATGCCATCGCCCGGGACGGACAGGTTATTGGCGAAGTAACCTCCGGCACCCAGAGTCCCACCCTGGGTAAAGCTCTGGGGATGGGGTACGTGCCGGTGGAGTATGCCGCCATAAATTCGGAGCTGGAGGTGATCATCCGGGGCCGGAGTAGCCGGGCAAAAGTGGTACCAACACCTTTTTACCGGCGAAAGTAG
- a CDS encoding NADH-quinone oxidoreductase subunit N, translating into MNVDLSLLAPEIAMAILGLGVLILGLLVPKGSRHGLGWVTALGLLGVLGLTIAGWNNQGSLYEGIFIVDRYAIFFKITFLTAAFLVTLGCMRYVDEMGDQSEYYSMMLFATLGMMVLASAGDFMTLYLGLELMTIAFIVLVCFRRTETRSVEAGIKYILLAGMSSAVLLYGLSLVYGVTGSVVISEVGQAVTTEPVPALILGVAMLVAGLGFKISAVPFHMWTPDVYEGAPTPVTSFLAVGSKAASFAILLRVFVAALPGLWAHWTMLVAILSAVTIIVGNLVAIPQTNIKRLLAYSSIAQAGYILVGLVTASEAGIKGVMFYAFLYVFATIGAFTVAAYFYNVTGSDEIKDYAGLSQRSPLMAAVMVISMLSMAGIPPLAGFVGKFYLFKTIVDNYLWLAFIGLIMSMVSVYYYLRVALVMYRDEPVDHTPISLSGPVALTLIITMVATLVLGIYPGPLSEVVNTAAHSFFLP; encoded by the coding sequence ATGAATGTGGATCTCTCGTTGTTGGCGCCTGAGATTGCCATGGCCATCCTGGGCCTTGGTGTACTGATCCTGGGGTTGCTCGTTCCCAAAGGCTCCCGTCACGGCCTGGGCTGGGTTACGGCCCTGGGGTTGCTGGGAGTGCTGGGGTTGACCATCGCCGGGTGGAACAATCAGGGTTCCCTTTATGAAGGCATCTTTATCGTTGACCGGTATGCCATCTTCTTCAAGATAACCTTCCTCACGGCGGCCTTTCTGGTCACCCTGGGCTGTATGCGCTACGTTGACGAGATGGGCGATCAAAGCGAGTATTACAGCATGATGCTGTTTGCCACCCTGGGGATGATGGTGCTGGCTTCGGCCGGAGACTTCATGACCCTCTACCTGGGGTTGGAGCTCATGACCATTGCCTTTATCGTGCTGGTGTGCTTCCGCCGTACCGAAACCAGGTCGGTGGAGGCCGGGATTAAATACATCCTCCTGGCGGGAATGTCCTCGGCGGTGCTGTTGTACGGCCTGAGCCTGGTTTACGGTGTGACCGGGTCGGTGGTCATCTCCGAAGTGGGTCAGGCGGTAACCACAGAGCCCGTGCCCGCCCTGATCCTGGGCGTGGCCATGCTGGTGGCGGGCCTGGGTTTCAAGATTTCCGCCGTGCCCTTCCATATGTGGACGCCGGATGTGTACGAAGGGGCACCCACACCGGTGACCTCCTTCCTGGCCGTAGGCTCCAAGGCAGCCTCTTTTGCCATCCTGTTGCGGGTGTTTGTAGCGGCCCTGCCGGGGCTCTGGGCCCACTGGACCATGCTGGTGGCCATTCTTTCGGCTGTCACCATCATTGTGGGCAACCTGGTGGCCATTCCCCAGACCAACATCAAGCGCCTGCTGGCCTACTCCAGTATCGCCCAGGCGGGCTACATCCTGGTCGGTCTGGTCACCGCCAGTGAAGCCGGGATTAAAGGCGTAATGTTCTACGCTTTCCTGTATGTCTTTGCCACCATCGGCGCCTTTACCGTGGCCGCCTATTTCTACAATGTAACCGGCAGTGATGAAATCAAGGACTATGCGGGTTTGAGCCAGCGCTCCCCCTTGATGGCCGCGGTAATGGTCATCTCCATGCTCTCCATGGCCGGCATTCCGCCCCTGGCGGGCTTTGTGGGCAAATTCTATCTCTTCAAGACCATTGTGGACAATTACCTGTGGCTGGCCTTCATCGGCCTGATCATGAGCATGGTGTCGGTCTACTACTACCTGCGGGTGGCCCTGGTCATGTACCGGGACGAACCGGTTGATCATACGCCCATTTCTTTGAGCGGCCCGGTGGCCCTGACCCTGATCATCACCATGGTGGCCACCCTGGTGCTGGGCATTTATCCCGGACCGCTGTCGGAAGTGGTCAACACGGCGGCTCATTCCTTCTTCCTCCCTTAG
- a CDS encoding C-GCAxxG-C-C family protein → MAEDLALEARNRAGNYFREGYNCAESIFLTFRELVVPEVERDLVRLATGFGGGLGHAGCLCGALTASTMVLGLLCGRTDHRQDRYRAYGLVKDFHDCFEEKFGATCCRALNPHPFDTPEHLRYCLKITGNTARLLMEYLQEKNLI, encoded by the coding sequence ATGGCTGAGGATCTGGCCCTTGAAGCAAGGAACAGGGCGGGGAACTACTTCCGTGAGGGCTATAACTGTGCCGAGTCCATTTTTTTAACTTTCCGGGAACTGGTGGTCCCGGAGGTGGAGCGGGATCTCGTCCGCCTGGCCACCGGTTTTGGAGGCGGGTTGGGACACGCGGGGTGCCTCTGCGGGGCGCTGACCGCTTCCACCATGGTTCTCGGCCTGCTTTGCGGGCGTACCGATCACCGGCAGGACCGCTACCGGGCCTACGGGCTGGTCAAAGATTTCCACGACTGCTTTGAAGAAAAGTTTGGGGCTACCTGTTGCCGGGCCTTAAACCCCCATCCCTTTGATACACCGGAACACCTGCGCTACTGCCTGAAGATTACCGGAAATACGGCCAGGCTGCTCATGGAGTACCTGCAGGAGAAAAATTTAATTTAG
- the gcvPB gene encoding aminomethyl-transferring glycine dehydrogenase subunit GcvPB yields the protein MIKNPWNEKLIFELGAPGRQAFSLPASDVPEVDLDWPENMRREKAPGLPEVSEPELVRHFTALSRLNHGVDTDFYPLGSCTMKYNPKVDEALAALPGFAGIHPYLPEELVQGALQLIYEMETYLAEIGGMERVTMQPAAGAHGELAGILLIRAYHRQRGENRTRILVPDSAHGTNPATAAMAGYQVVSVPSDRRGGVDVAALEKLLDDQVAGLMLTNPNTLGLFDENIHIVADLVHQAGGLLYYDGANANAILGYSRPGDMGFDVVHFNLHKTFATPHGGGGPGSGPVGVKKELVPFLPVPLVDYDGKRYYFNYDLPHSIGKMRSFYGNFGVVVKAYAYIRSMGPDGLKQVSQDAVLNANYLMAHLKKYFYLPYDRLCKHEFVLSGKWQKERYGVRTLDMAKRLLDHGFHPPTIYFPLIVEEAMMIEPTETESKETLDRFIASMIEIAREVEEDPEKVKGAPYTTYLGRLDEATAARKPDLRWRAGS from the coding sequence ATGATCAAAAACCCGTGGAATGAAAAGCTCATCTTTGAACTGGGCGCTCCCGGCCGGCAGGCCTTTTCCCTGCCCGCAAGCGATGTGCCGGAAGTGGATCTGGATTGGCCGGAAAATATGCGACGGGAAAAAGCTCCCGGCCTGCCGGAAGTGAGCGAGCCGGAACTGGTACGGCATTTCACCGCCCTTTCCCGTTTAAACCACGGGGTGGACACCGATTTCTACCCCCTCGGATCCTGTACCATGAAGTACAACCCCAAGGTAGATGAGGCGTTGGCCGCCCTGCCCGGATTTGCCGGCATCCACCCCTACCTGCCGGAAGAACTGGTTCAGGGTGCCCTGCAGTTAATTTATGAGATGGAAACCTACCTGGCGGAAATCGGCGGCATGGAGCGGGTGACCATGCAGCCTGCGGCGGGGGCCCATGGTGAGCTGGCGGGGATCTTGTTGATCCGGGCTTACCACCGCCAGCGGGGGGAAAACCGCACAAGGATTCTTGTTCCAGACTCGGCCCACGGCACCAACCCGGCTACGGCGGCCATGGCCGGTTACCAGGTGGTCAGCGTGCCTTCGGATCGCCGGGGCGGGGTGGATGTGGCGGCCCTGGAAAAACTCCTGGATGACCAGGTAGCCGGACTCATGCTTACCAATCCCAACACCCTGGGCCTGTTTGACGAGAACATTCATATCGTTGCCGATCTGGTCCACCAGGCCGGCGGACTTTTGTACTACGATGGGGCCAACGCCAACGCCATTCTCGGATACAGCCGTCCCGGAGACATGGGCTTTGATGTGGTGCACTTTAACCTGCATAAAACCTTTGCTACGCCCCACGGCGGCGGTGGGCCCGGGTCCGGACCGGTAGGGGTGAAAAAGGAACTGGTTCCTTTCCTGCCTGTACCCCTTGTGGACTACGACGGAAAGCGTTATTATTTTAACTACGACCTGCCCCATTCCATTGGCAAGATGCGCTCCTTTTACGGCAATTTCGGCGTGGTGGTCAAGGCTTACGCCTACATCCGCTCCATGGGGCCCGACGGTTTGAAGCAGGTAAGCCAGGACGCGGTGCTCAACGCCAACTATCTCATGGCCCACTTGAAAAAGTATTTCTACCTGCCCTACGACCGCCTTTGCAAGCACGAATTTGTCCTTTCGGGCAAGTGGCAAAAGGAGCGTTACGGCGTCAGGACCCTGGATATGGCCAAACGGCTCTTAGACCATGGGTTTCACCCGCCAACCATTTACTTCCCGTTGATCGTGGAAGAAGCAATGATGATCGAGCCCACGGAAACGGAAAGCAAGGAAACCCTGGACCGTTTCATTGCCTCCATGATCGAGATTGCCCGGGAGGTGGAGGAGGATCCCGAGAAGGTAAAGGGAGCCCCCTATACCACCTACCTGGGACGGCTGGACGAAGCGACTGCCGCCCGCAAGCCCGACCTGCGCTGGCGTGCCGGGAGCTGA